AAGCGTTTCAAGGTTTGATACTGACACTTCTCCATACACCGAGAGCTGGAACGAGCCGGAATCGGTCATGATAACACCGTCAAAATCAAGAACCCGGTGCAGTCCATCTGCGAGCGCCTGCTCCCGGTACTGCATGCTCTGGCTGAAGATGTAGGCGTTGGTGATGATCGCTTCGACTCCCATCCTTTTCATCTCAGCCGGGGTAACAAGCGGGAGGTGTGGGTTGATAACGGGCAGAAGTGCGGGGGTCTTTATGATTTTTTTTCCGACAGCAAGCTTTCCACATCTCCCCGCGATATCGCTGTCAAGGCTCTCGAATTGTATTGTCATGTTCCTTCCCTCCCCATAATTCCCTTGATCTATGTATGATCGGGTTAAACAGTTGCCGTACCCAACGGTCACCTGATTTCCCACCTTTTTTACAAATGACTCATTTCATTCCGGATTTACTGCACATGTTCCAGGTGGAAGACCTGCCCTTCGAACGTCAGGACTTCGACCGAGTTCTTCTTCCAGCATGTGGATGGCAGGCCTGCCTTCCGGCACGTTTGGTCAAGGAACGTTGTGCTGTCCCAGCTCCAGTCTGTAGCCACCTGAGGGAGCAGGAGCCCGCTTGTGCCCATACCCTTCACAATCAACCCGTGTTTTCCAACGATGACTGCGGCCGGACGGTCAGCCGGTGCGCAGGTCAGCGGTTCCGGAACGGTGAGAACTGTAACCTCCAGTTCCATGTCGGAGAGCTCGGGTGCGGACACCTGCAGGAACCGGGGATCCTCGAGTGCTGCTGCAACTGCGGCCTGCTGTATCGCGTCACTGAGAGTCAGGTACGGATAGGGAAAGCCGATGCAACCCCTCAGTTCGCCGTGTTTTGTCAATGTCACAAAGACCCCCCGTTTCTTGGAAAAGACCGGTGTCAGCTCAAATGAAGATTCTTTTCTCCCTGCTACAGCATGCACGAGCGCCCCTCGGGCAATCCGTGTCGCGAGCCTTCCCTCCTCTTCAGTCAGAAGTTCCATCAGTTGATCCCCGCTCTTTAAAAAGACTGTGTCTGTTCAGACAATTAAAGTGCCGGATAATCCACAACAATCCGCTCAAACCAGCGCTGCCCTTATCTTATCAAGCCGCGAATAATATGAACGAGAGGGAGAGCGCAGCCAACGGTGGCGTTCACTCGCTACTGAGGAAAGTCCCCCCACCCGCCGAGCACGCAGCCGTACCCAAGTACGGGTGGCGAGAGTCACGGCAATGGCACAGAAACGATACGGCCTGCCCTGAGCAATGATGCGGCCGAGCCTTAAAATCAGGCGAAGGAGCGCATTCATGCGCAAGTAATCCGCTGAGCGCTGAAGGGCAGGATACGGTGAAACGGCGAACCCCTGCGGGTGCAAGTCAGAACAGGGCAGACGGATTGCTCGGCGTCCGCCCGGGTATGACGCATAGCTGAATGCTGCGATGAACAGAAGGAGGCTTACTCCTCCCACTCACTTCTTATATACAATAGTCTGCCGCATTCTGTTTTTAGTATAAATTTTTAGCACAATATTGATATTTCAACAACGCTTCCCTGAGAATTGTACCATGTGCGGCCGTTACTCGCTCATTGCTATCGATGATCTTGGTACCCGTTTTCGCATTACCGACCCGTCATTTGGCTTCCGCTCGCACTTCAATATTACTCCGGGCAGCATGGTGCCGGTGATTGCCCGGCGCGAACGCACCGAAGCGGTGTTGATGGAATGGGGGCTTATCCCGCACTGGGTTAAGGAACGAAACAAGGCAAAACCGCTTATCAATGCACGGGCAGAAACGCTAAATGAAAAACCGTCTTTTAAAAACCTGCTCTCACAGAACCGGTGCCTCGTCCCGGCGTCCGGTTTTTATGAATGGAAAAAAGACGGGGCAAGAAAAACACCGTTTTACATCCGTCTGCGGGACAGCACGCTCTTTGCATTCGCCGGTCTGTATGATATGTGGGTCACCCCGGCCGGTGAAGGGTTTGCAAGCTATACAATCATTACTACAGAGCCAAACGGTCTGATAGCGCCAGTCCATAACCGGATGCCGGTAATTCTCAATCGTGAGAATGAGTCCCGATGGCTCTCAAACGGACCCTTAAGTGCATCAGACCTTGCAACAATCCTCACACCGTACCCGCCCGGTGAGATGGAGATGTATCCTGTCGCACCTTTCGTAAACAATCCTAAGGCTGATGATGAGCGGTTGATCGAGCGGGTGAGAGGATTGTAAAGGATTTTTTTAGTACCACGAGTATACAGGAAACAATCCCTGCCTCAGTTTTTTTTATTTTCCTGCTTATAACCCCTCCTGACGGGATGTCAGATGGTCCTTCTCTTTTTAAAAGGGATTTGAACCTACAGGAAGCCATGCCATTTCACGTTTGAATCTGTTTTTGATATCCGCAAGCGATGGAGAAGGTTGTATCTGTTCCCCGTTGTCCAGATACATTTCAACAAGGCCTTTTTGTTTCGGCCTCACGTGAGTCTGATGATCTGCATCCTGCTATGGAGATTTCTTTCTGACTCTTGCCGGTTATTGAAAATTGGTTGGGGCGGCAGGATGATTCCTCTGTTTTTTGGATATGCAGACAATCCACTGGAAATCGTAACGGAACCTTAAAAAAAAGGAGCGGAAACTGAAAAAAATAGAGATCAGTAAGATATATTACTTTTCAGAAAGGTCTATTCACTATGTCTGAAATCAGGTTATCCATCAGGAAGCGTGCGTTTCCAAGCCGGGGCCGGGTGCGTCTCAATGTCGCACACCTGCCTGTCCTGGGAATACTTGAAGGGGATCACGTTGATCTCATCAATGAAGACAACAATAAAACCATTACAACCACCGTTATCGCCGATACGATGGTACAGGAAGGGCAGATCCGTGTGAGTGATGAGGATCTTAAGGCGCTTGGTCTCAAAGAAGGCGGAGGAGTACTTGTAAGAAAGACCCAACCCCTTGAAGAAAAGATCAAAAAGGCAGCAGCAGATGCCGGCAAATCGTTCTCAAAGGGTGTGAGTAAACTTGATAACACGGTCAAAAAAACCGCAGGTGAGGTAAAGACCGGGGCGGCAAAAGCTGCCGACACTGTTAAAAAGGAGACCAGAAAAGCGTCCGATAAAGTCGGAAGTGTTGCAGTAAAAGCCGTAAAAGGTGTGAAAAAAACCGTCAATAAGGCAACAGGATCCGATGACCTGTAACAAAGCAGGTTTTTGCACAAAAAAAGGGATGAAAAATTCAGTGATGTGGAGAAAACAATGGCACAGGAAGCAGTAATCACCGACACAGTCCTCATGGGAATCCTCGTCATTCTCGGTATGGTGATTTTATATCTCATTATCCGCGAGATACGGATCATGAAGACATCCAACCGCAAAATTGAACTGGAACTGGAGAAAGACAAACTCAAACTCCTCCAGCAGCATGAAGCATCAAAGGGTTTCTCGTTTACCCGGTTCTCCGCAGACCAGACAGCGGCAATCAGACAGGTGGAAGACGAGAACGCTAACCTTGATACGAATATCTCTGCAAAGGAAAAACTCCTTGAAACCCGGTTAACACGGCTTGAAAATCTTGTAAAAGACAGAAAACTGGATAACCTCCTCAATAATGTAGGGGAACAGGAAAAGAAGGTGAAGTAAACGATGTACCCGGTTATCAACCAGAACCAGTACCAGAAAATTACAGGGGATGCGTTCTGGGATCAGTACTCACACATTTCCGGGATTATCGAATCCCGAATCCCGACGTTCGATAAATCGCTTGACGCATATTTCGACCAGAACTTTGCCGCCATAATCGAGGAATGGGATCTTGTGACCGATAGCGATCTCCTCCGGCTTGAAAACCGGCTTGCACGCGTGAGCAGCGAGATCAGCAGCCTCTCTGCAGGAAGAATAACTGTCGAAGCGCGGGCAAAAAAGCTTAATGACCTGATCTCAACACTGGAGAAATCGCAATGATTGGCGTGAACACGTACCTCAATGCCTATGTGGATCGCCGGATGAAATATATCGTTGATGAATGGGACCTCTCCACACGGGGTGACCTCTCTGATTTCACGAACCGGCTCGATGCAATGGAACAGGAGATTCCCCGGCTGAAAGCCTTTGAGCATGCAGCATCGGACAAACTGACTGAGCTTGAGACCCGTGCCAGAAAACTCAAAATGGTGATCTGATATGGACCTGCTGGAATTTTTCATTCTCATCGCCATCCTTTGTATCGCTATATTTCTGGTGTATTATTATTTCAGGGGTGCAAAAGGTGATATCTCGCTTGCCCGTCCGGTTGAGAGCCGGATTGATGAATATCTTGATCGCAGGTTCCAGAGCATGGTCGAAGAATGGCAGCTGGTCTCCCACCCAAAACTACAGAAGTTCAAGGAACAGCGGTACAAGGAGATTGAACTGGATGAAGCGCGTCTTGCGGAATTAAAGAACTACGAGTCCGGGATGCAGACCACGCTGGCATCGCTGGAGGCACGACTTGACACTGTGGAAAAAGAACTGGCCCGGAAAGGAAATATTAAAAAATAAGGATTCCCCGGATCGCTTCCGTGAGCTGAGAAAAGAGATAACTGTTTTGCGCAAGCAGGGGGAACCGCCTGTTAAGGATCCCCACAGCTTCGCGCAGTACATGTGCGATCTCTGCACTACCCCGCACCCGGTCTCCGGGCTCCGCCAGTGCGTCCTCTGCGGGCGCTGGGCATGCGATAAATGCTGGAAGGATGAGTATTACACCTGCAAGTCCTGTTCCGGGCTCCTGAAAATCCACACGATGAAGGATAGTGACTGACAAATCCTCACCTGTTTTTTCCCTATAGTCCCTGGTGAACCAGCGTTATATCTTTTTTGAAACAATTCCAAATTTTTTCTGCTGTGCTCAATACAGGATCAACGCGGAAACCTGAAAAAATGCCAATATAGATGAGGCCGGGGTTATATGAAACGGGCATAATTCCTGATCCAACAATGTTAGATTTGAATAAACGCGAATGATTTTACACTACGATAAAAAATACTATCGTTTATTGCTCCATATACCAAGAATATTAAATCTTATATCTGTCTGGTGAAACCGTTGACTACCGGCACAATGAAAACAAAAATCCCCGGTGACAGTCCCTTCACGCAGGTTCTCAGGGATGAATTATCGGCTGTGCAAAAGAACCGAGCTGACCTGATGGCCCCGCAAGGTCACCTTGGAATACACCTTTTCACCCTTCTTGTATGTGTTCTTGTAAACGTAATCTTTTTTCTGGTACGAACCGATTATTTCGGGCTTTTTATTGCGGCCAGCTTCTACCTCAACATGTACTATTTTATCACCCTGATAATTCCGACAAACTTCAGGAAGACCACCCTCCCGGCAGCAGACCTCTCACGTTTCCATGCATGGCTTAAAGAGATCGGCATAAAATCAGGTACATCGCAGTTTACCCGGTTATTCATAAACTCTCTTTTCATCAACAGCCGGGCTTTGTCGCTCGGGATCGGGCTGATCTTTTCCATCGATATCGCGTTTACTCTGATTCATTATTTTCAGGGATTACCGCTGCGTACAACGCTCATTGTCATCACCCAGTGTGCCATCATCGTCATCTTCTACCTGCTGGTCTGGAAGATGGAACCTTTCTCTGTTACGTATGTGAAAAAAGTAGAGAGTGTGAGAAGCAGTCTTCACAGGCAGAAACTGCCGCCCCGGCTGGTTACTGCCATGTTCATGTTCGGCTTCCTGATCGCTATATTCCTGTTTCTGACTACCATGATCTTTCTTCCGGGGGTAACCCTGAACGCTTTTTTGAACCAGTCACAGCTCAGTGAACTCGGGCACCTCTTCAGCCTTCTTGCAGTCCTTGCGATCAGCCAGTATTTCATCATCAGGTACATCCACGGCATCACAAGCAGGGCAATGGCAGAAAGGCTCTTTGACTTCAAGGAAAATTCCTTAAAAGAACTTTTTCAGGTAGAGAATGCATCCCGGTCCGGGAGTCTGGAACCTGATGATAATCCCGTCGACACAAGTACACTCCTGCTGGAATCAAAGATCTTCATTGTCAAGCGGAATTCTCTTGGAGGAGCATTCCCGGTCTTTATCGTTGACCTTGACTTCTCGGTAATGATGGATAGTACAACCCTGACCGCTATCAGGGGATATATCGTTGAGGGAAAACACGAACCGGATGGAAAACCCAATGAGTAAGCTTTTTTAATAACACACTGTTGACTGTGTGTAAAAATTAAAAAATCCACATTGAATCCAGTGTTTGGATAATTATGCATAAAAATTCCCGCTAAAAAATTTTAATCCATCAGATTCTTTTTAAATTTGTTTTGCTCTAAAATACGTCGCGGCAAACCGCATCTTCGTAATACCATTCCCAAATCCTGAGCAAAAATAAAGTATCCTGACAGCGTTTCATGTCTTATACGTAAGATTGTTTCCGAAAATGACGTGGATAAGTAGTCATTAGTGTGACCCGGATCGAAGAGAAAAGAATCATGATAAACACACCGTTTTTCGGGTAACAGGTAAGATGGAGAAACAATGGCAACCACCCATACCCCGATAAAAAGAATTTCCGATATTAAACCCGGCGATCATCTCTGTTGTATCTATTCAACCGAGGAAGAGCACCGGGCCGTTATTACGCAATTCCTTCGTGCGGGACTGGAACAGAACGAAAAGGTCTTTTATATTGTGGATGTTCGAACCAGAGATGTGGTAATCAACTATTTAAAAATTGACGGTGTCGATGTCGATTATTACCTGAACAAAGGACAATTCACCATCCTTACGATTGCTGATGCTTACATGAAGGACGGGGTTTTCGATCCCGACAGGATGATCGCGCTTCTCGCATCTGAAACCCGGAAAGCACTTGATCAAGGGTTTAGTGCTCTCAGGGTCACCGGTGAGATGTCGTGGGCACTCCGGAGCTTACCCGGCTCCGAACGGTTGATTGAGTACGAGAACAAACTCAACACATTTATCCCGGGCAGCAGGTGCCTTGCCATCTGCCAGTATGACAGGCGCCGGTTCGATGCCGGGATCCTGCTGGATATTTTCCTGACGCACCCGTTTGCGTTTATCGGTGCAGATCTCTATGATAATTTTTACTATACTCCTCCTGAGGATATCCTGAAACCTGACCGGCAGAAGACGACCCTGAACCGCTGGATCAAAAATATCAAGGATCATAATGCAACAGAGGAGGCGTTGCGTGACAGTGAGGAGAAATTCCGAACCCTCTTTGAAAATATGCTGGAGGGGTTTGCCTACTGTCGTATGCTCTATGATAAAGAAGGCCGCCCGGCAGATTTTGTCTATCTCAACGTTAATCCTGCTTTTGGACGGATTTCCGGGACAAAAATGGTCACAGGCAAACCTGTCACCGAAGTATTCCCCGGGATCAAAGAAGCATACCCGTCCCTGTTTGAGATCTATGGCAGGGTTGCATTGACAGGTAAACCCGAAACATTTGATCTTGATTTCAAACCTTCTGGCAAATGGTTGCATATCTCAGTATATTCCCCGGCAAAAGAGTATTTTGTTGCAGTTTTTGAAGATATTACCAAACGAAAACAGGCAGAAATGGAGCTGGAATCTGCACAGCAGAAACTGAAAGAGGCGCATCGCCTTGCACACATCGGGATATGGGACTGGCTTATAGAAAATGATACAGTGACCTGGTCCGAAGAATTGTATAATATTGCCGGAAGGGACCTCTCATTACCTGCGCCAACTTATGCAGAGCACCCGCATGTCTACACTCCCACCAGCTGGGATCGTCTCAGCAGTGCGGTCACGAGAGCACTCACTTCCGGTGAACCGTACAACCTTGAACTGGAACTCATTCGCCCGGATGGCAGCAAACGATGGGTGAATGCCTTCGGTGGCGTGACACGCAATCCTGATGGAAAAATCATCGGGCTTCATGGCACTGTTCAGGACATTACCGAACGAAAATACGTAGAGGAATCACTCAAAGAGAGTGAATTAAAGTTCCGTATGATCGTGGACTGGACTTATGACTGGGAGTACTGGGTCGACCCGGACCGGAAATTTGTCTACATATCACCATCGGTTGAGCGTATCACCGGTTATCGCGCAGAAGAGTTCATGGCAGACCCGGATCTCATCGACCGGATTGTGCATCCGGATGACCGCAAGTCATGGGATGCACATGTCCGGATCTATTTTGCGACTATCAATTCTGGTCCGGCTGAGATCGAGTTCCGGATAATCCACAAGGACGGTTCGGAGCGCTGGATCAGCCATCGCTGCCGTTCTATCTGTTTTGATGACGGCAACTGCATTGGCAGGAGAGTATCCAACCGTGATTTCACTGATTATAAGTTGATGGAGGCAGAGATCCGCTCCCTCAATGCAGCCCTCGAACAAAGGGTTGAACAACGTACTGCCCAGTTGAATGCATCCCTTGAAGACAAGATCGTGCTGCTCCGGGAAGTCCACCACCGGGTCAAGAACAACCTTCAGATCATCATCTCGCTCTTAAATCTCCAGTCACGGTATATTGAGGACGAGAAGACACTGCAAGTAATAAAGGAAAGCCAGAACCGTGTCCGGGCGATGGCCCTTGTCCATGAAAAACTGTACCAGTCCACGGATATTGCAGAGATTGACCTTGACAATTATATCCGGTTTCTGGGAGACAGCCTGTTCAGGTTCTATGGTATGACCGGAACCGGGATCAATTTCATCACCCGGATTCAGGACATCAATGTCGGCATCAACACCGCGATCCCTCTCGGCCTAATTGTCAATGAACTGGTGTCAAACTCCTTAAAACACGCTTTTCCCGACAAGAGGAGAGGGGAGATCTCTATAACTATCCGGCGGGAGAATGACCTGCTTCACCTTGTGTACAAGGACAATGGAGTTGGCATCCCACCGGATTTTGATTGGCGCACTGCCAAATCCCTGGGCTTGCGGCTTATTATCTCGCTTGTTGAACAGCTGCAGGGCACAATTGAACTTGACCGGACTGAAGGGACAAAATTTACAATTATCGTGAAGGAGAAGGAGTAGTCGGTAACCGATGGTTGTTGTATCTGATGAGAAGGATCCCGCACAAACCAATCCGGTGAGAGGTATAGTTCCAAGGAGACCTCTCTTTACCTCACTGACCATGATCTTTGGCAGCGGTGCTGCCCTTATTGGTATGCTTGGGATTTTCGGTTTGATTTCAGGAATCTCCCTGTTATCCAGTTTTTTCCCGGGTTACAAATCTATTGCCTTCTCCGCCTGTATTATCTGGATCATCTTTGGATTTGTGCTGGCAATCCACGCGGAGATACATTTGCGGGGCAGCGTGCGGACATGTGTGGCGGCCATTATTGCCCTTATAGCAATCCTTTCAGCACTTGAATTCCCCCTCAATATTTTAGGAAAACATTTCATAGTCGAGATATGGGCTGTCCGGATCGCAGATGCAATTTCTGCCCAGTCAACGTCATATATCTCCCCGGTTGCTGTAGCACTTCTAATTCCCGCCGCAATTGCGTTGTTCTTTTTGCTGTACGCATATGGTCCGTCAAAAGAGGAGAAACGGGCCCGTGATATTGTAGGAATCCTGGGGCTAACCATCTCTCTTGTGAGCTTTATTTATGTCCTGAGTTATCTTTACCATGTCCCGTTCCTGTATGATACCCCCCTCATCCCAATTTCTTTCCCATCTACAATCGCCACGCTGTGCATCGGGGCAGGGCTCGTTACCGGTGCCGGTCCACGGGCAATCCCTCTTAAGCATTTCACCGGACCGACAACACGCGCCCGGCTCCTCCGCTTCTTTCTCCCGCTTACTCTGGTCATTGTTCTTGTCCAGACATTCCTGATGGTTACAGTTACCTCATATTTCGATATCAATAACGCAATCCTGCTCTCCGCGAGTGTGGTTGTTTTCTCTATTGTTACAATGTTTGTGGTCGCGAGAGTATCAGGAGGTGTAAGTTATGCAATTGACCGTGCGGAGCGGGAATTGCAAGACTCAAATGTATTTCTCAGCAGCCTTATCGACCAGAGCCCGACACCCACATGGATCTCCGATGAAAAGGGAACTCTTATCCGTATTAACAAGGCATGTTGCGAGTTACTGAATATCACCGAGGATGATGTGGTCGGGAAATATAACATACTCAGCGACAATATCGTAAAGGAACAAGGTTTCTTGCCGCTTGTACTGGAGATCTTTGACAAAGGACAGATCGCCCGGTTCCGGATCTCATATGATACCCGGATGCTCAAAACGCTTCAACTGGACAATCGGGCATCAGTAATCCTCGATGTAACGATATTTCCTATAAAAGATACACGGGGGAAGATCACTAATGCAGTTATCCAACATCTGAACGTCACCGATCGCGTGCGAGCTGAAAAAGCGCTGCGGGAGAGCGAAGATCTGTTCCGCCTCAGTTTTGAACTTGCAAGCATCGGAAAGTCATTGACCTCACCTGACGGGATGTTAAAAAAAGTCAATCGAGCATTTTGCGACATGCTGGGTTATTCGGAGAGTGAACTGCAGGCCAAGGGATTTGCCGAAATTACCTACCCGGATGACCTTGATGAGAGTATCGAGTGTGTCCGCAGCCTCCTTGCCGACGAGCGCCAGACCTACCGGATGGATAAGCGATACATACGGAAAGATGGCACCCTTATCTGGACTGATGTCAGCACGATGCTGCTGAAGGATAGTTTGGGTAAACCACTTAATTTTGTGACGGATATTGTAAATATCACCGAACGCAAACGGGCAGAAGAAGCACTCCGCGAGACCAACGCATACCTCCGGAACCTGCTGGATTATGCCAATGCCCCTATCATTGTATGGGATCCGCAGTTCCGGATAACCCGGTTCAACCATGCTTTCGAACGTCTGACCGGCAGGACCGAATCGGAAGTTATCGGCCAGCACCTCCAAATTCTCTTCCCTGATGTCAGCAGAAACACCTCACTTGACCAGATAAAAAAGACCCTTGCAGGCGAGCGGTGGGAAGTCGTTGAAATACCGATCCTCCATGTTTCCAGTGAGACCCGGACCGTGCTCTGGAACTCGGCAAACATTATCGATCTTGATGGAAAAATTATTTCGACCATCGCTCAGGGAACCGATATCACCGAGCGCAAGCGGGCAGAAGATGCCCTGCGGGAGAGTGAGACCTCCTACCGGGTGCTTGCCGGGAATTTACCGGGTATCGTGTACCGCATCCTCCTGCGGGAAGATAACCGGATGATATTTTTCAATGATCAGCTCCTAGAATTATCAGGATATTTTCCTGAGGAGCTGACAAAGGGGAATATCTGTTCCATCGAACCCTACATTCATCCGGATGATCTCCCCCGGGTTCTTGCAGCGATCAATAAGGCTTTGGATGAAACTGCTGTTTTTATTGTCGAATACCGGTTCCGGCACCGTGACGGGGGTTGGCGGTACTTCGTCGAACGGGGACGGGTAGTTACCGATCAGGATGCGGTCCCGCTGTATATTGATGGGGTGATCCATGATATCAGCGAGAGCAAAGAAGCCCAAGCCCAGCGCGAACTTCTCATCAAAGAGCTCGAGCAGAAGAACGCCGAACTGGAACGCTTCACCTATACCGTTTCGCATGACCTCAAAAGCCCGCTTATCACAATCAAAGGGTTTGCAGGGCTTATTGAGAATGATGCCCTGAAAGGTGACCCGCTCCAGTTAAAAAAAGATATCCATCGTATCAACGCTGCTGCTGACACCATGCAGGAACTCCTTTCCGACATCCTCGAACTTGCACGGGTTGGAAGAGTCATAGCACCACCGGAAAAAATCCCGTTTGGCACCATCGTTCATGAAGCGGTGGACCTCCTTGCCGGGCCGCTTGCCGAACGGGGTGTTTCAGTTGAAATCGCCCCCGATCTTCCTGTTGTGAATGTCGACCATGCCCGCATAAGAGAGGTCATGGTCAACCTCATTGAAAACGCTGTCAAGTTCTCCGGTGACCGGCCTGACCCGGTCATCAGGATTGGTGTTGACACAACAGGGGATACTCCAGTCTTTTTTGTCAGGGACAACGGTATCGGGATCGATCCCCGGTTTCTTGAACGGATCTTCAATTTGTTTGAGAGGCTTGATCCCTCTATGAAGGGTACGGGGATCGGCCTGACCATCGTACGCCGGATCATCGAAGTGAATGGGGGAAAGATCTGGGCGGAATCGGAAGGATTGGGTAAGGGAACCACCATCCGGTTCACGCTACCGGTGGTCGTATAAGGAATTACAGTAATACATAAACATTAAGACAGAAGAGAATTATCAGTGATATTCATATGGTGACACTGAAAGGAGAGCCTCTCGTCATCCTGCTTGTTGAAGACAATGAAGCCCACGCCGAACTGGTCATGCGGAGCATGCGGGATCAGCGGGTGGCAAACATCATATATCATGTCCTTGATGGGCAGCAGGCGCTCGACTTCCTCCTCCACAAAGGAGATTATGCAAACACCGAAAAGAAGAGCCCTCGCCCGAACCTTGTCCTCCTTGACCTCCGCCTTCCCAAGGTTGACGGGCTTGAAGTCTTAAAAACAATCAAGGAATCACCTGATTTAAAACGGATCCCGGTCGTTGTTCTCACAAGCTCGGATGCCGAAACTGATATCGCCCGCTCGTATGATTACCATGCAAACAGTTACGTTGTCAAACCGCTCGAATTCAAGACGTTCACCAAACTTATGGAAGATCTCGGGTTTTACTGGCTGGGCTGGAACGCCCCGCCAATCAGCTAAAAATGTATGGCAGGCACTATAAAAAAAAGGATCGGGACAGCCCTGATATATCCAATAAAAAATCCCCTTACCGTGTGCTGCTAATCGAGGATGAGGATGCACATGCAGAACTCATCTGCCACAGTTTTTCACAATACCCGGAAAAATTCCATCTTTTTCATGCAGCTACCCTGCAGGATGCAAAGCGGCAGGTTGCGCAGGAACCCTTTGACCTGATCATCGCCGACTGGCTCCTCCCCAACGGGAAAGGGATCGATATCCAGCCTGCTGACAAAGATGCGATCACTATCCCGGTCATCATCATGACCAGCCATGGCAACGAGGAACTTGCCGCACAGATGTTCAAAGCAGGCGCAGTGGATTACATCGTAAAATCCGAACCTGCATTCAAGGACCTTCCCCGTATTACCGAGCGGGCGATTAGGGAATGGGAGAACATCAAAGAACGAAAAACTGCAGAAAAAAACCTCAGGGAGAGCGAGGAGCACTACCGGGGAGTGTTTGAAAATACCGGTACTGCAACCGTCATTATTGAAGAGGACACTACAATCAGTCTCGCCAACGATGAATTCTGTCGGCTTTGTGGCTGGAGAAAGGAAGAGATCGAAGGAAAAAGAAAGTGGACCGAATTTGTGGTGCCCGAAGATCTCGATCGGATGCTCACCCAGCACCGGCTCCGTCGCGAACTTGGGCAAAAGGCCCTAAAACACTATGAATTCCGTTTTGTTACAAAGTCCCGCAAGATCCGGGATATTTATCTCACTGTTGGTTTGATCCGCGGCACAAAACGAAGCGTCGCGTCTCTGATGGACATCACCGAACGGAAACAGGCGATTGACGAAATATTTCACATGGCACAAGAGTGGAAGCGTACCTTCGATGCCACGAACGACGCCATATGGATTCTCGACAGAGACCAGACGGTGATGCGCTCCAACAAAACG
Above is a genomic segment from Methanoregula sp. containing:
- a CDS encoding MEDS domain-containing protein: MATTHTPIKRISDIKPGDHLCCIYSTEEEHRAVITQFLRAGLEQNEKVFYIVDVRTRDVVINYLKIDGVDVDYYLNKGQFTILTIADAYMKDGVFDPDRMIALLASETRKALDQGFSALRVTGEMSWALRSLPGSERLIEYENKLNTFIPGSRCLAICQYDRRRFDAGILLDIFLTHPFAFIGADLYDNFYYTPPEDILKPDRQKTTLNRWIKNIKDHNATEEALRDSEEKFRTLFENMLEGFAYCRMLYDKEGRPADFVYLNVNPAFGRISGTKMVTGKPVTEVFPGIKEAYPSLFEIYGRVALTGKPETFDLDFKPSGKWLHISVYSPAKEYFVAVFEDITKRKQAEMELESAQQKLKEAHRLAHIGIWDWLIENDTVTWSEELYNIAGRDLSLPAPTYAEHPHVYTPTSWDRLSSAVTRALTSGEPYNLELELIRPDGSKRWVNAFGGVTRNPDGKIIGLHGTVQDITERKYVEESLKESELKFRMIVDWTYDWEYWVDPDRKFVYISPSVERITGYRAEEFMADPDLIDRIVHPDDRKSWDAHVRIYFATINSGPAEIEFRIIHKDGSERWISHRCRSICFDDGNCIGRRVSNRDFTDYKLMEAEIRSLNAALEQRVEQRTAQLNASLEDKIVLLREVHHRVKNNLQIIISLLNLQSRYIEDEKTLQVIKESQNRVRAMALVHEKLYQSTDIAEIDLDNYIRFLGDSLFRFYGMTGTGINFITRIQDINVGINTAIPLGLIVNELVSNSLKHAFPDKRRGEISITIRRENDLLHLVYKDNGVGIPPDFDWRTAKSLGLRLIISLVEQLQGTIELDRTEGTKFTIIVKEKE
- a CDS encoding PAS domain S-box protein → MVVVSDEKDPAQTNPVRGIVPRRPLFTSLTMIFGSGAALIGMLGIFGLISGISLLSSFFPGYKSIAFSACIIWIIFGFVLAIHAEIHLRGSVRTCVAAIIALIAILSALEFPLNILGKHFIVEIWAVRIADAISAQSTSYISPVAVALLIPAAIALFFLLYAYGPSKEEKRARDIVGILGLTISLVSFIYVLSYLYHVPFLYDTPLIPISFPSTIATLCIGAGLVTGAGPRAIPLKHFTGPTTRARLLRFFLPLTLVIVLVQTFLMVTVTSYFDINNAILLSASVVVFSIVTMFVVARVSGGVSYAIDRAERELQDSNVFLSSLIDQSPTPTWISDEKGTLIRINKACCELLNITEDDVVGKYNILSDNIVKEQGFLPLVLEIFDKGQIARFRISYDTRMLKTLQLDNRASVILDVTIFPIKDTRGKITNAVIQHLNVTDRVRAEKALRESEDLFRLSFELASIGKSLTSPDGMLKKVNRAFCDMLGYSESELQAKGFAEITYPDDLDESIECVRSLLADERQTYRMDKRYIRKDGTLIWTDVSTMLLKDSLGKPLNFVTDIVNITERKRAEEALRETNAYLRNLLDYANAPIIVWDPQFRITRFNHAFERLTGRTESEVIGQHLQILFPDVSRNTSLDQIKKTLAGERWEVVEIPILHVSSETRTVLWNSANIIDLDGKIISTIAQGTDITERKRAEDALRESETSYRVLAGNLPGIVYRILLREDNRMIFFNDQLLELSGYFPEELTKGNICSIEPYIHPDDLPRVLAAINKALDETAVFIVEYRFRHRDGGWRYFVERGRVVTDQDAVPLYIDGVIHDISESKEAQAQRELLIKELEQKNAELERFTYTVSHDLKSPLITIKGFAGLIENDALKGDPLQLKKDIHRINAAADTMQELLSDILELARVGRVIAPPEKIPFGTIVHEAVDLLAGPLAERGVSVEIAPDLPVVNVDHARIREVMVNLIENAVKFSGDRPDPVIRIGVDTTGDTPVFFVRDNGIGIDPRFLERIFNLFERLDPSMKGTGIGLTIVRRIIEVNGGKIWAESEGLGKGTTIRFTLPVVV
- a CDS encoding SOS response-associated peptidase translates to MCGRYSLIAIDDLGTRFRITDPSFGFRSHFNITPGSMVPVIARRERTEAVLMEWGLIPHWVKERNKAKPLINARAETLNEKPSFKNLLSQNRCLVPASGFYEWKKDGARKTPFYIRLRDSTLFAFAGLYDMWVTPAGEGFASYTIITTEPNGLIAPVHNRMPVILNRENESRWLSNGPLSASDLATILTPYPPGEMEMYPVAPFVNNPKADDERLIERVRGL
- a CDS encoding TIGR00296 family protein, whose translation is MELLTEEEGRLATRIARGALVHAVAGRKESSFELTPVFSKKRGVFVTLTKHGELRGCIGFPYPYLTLSDAIQQAAVAAALEDPRFLQVSAPELSDMELEVTVLTVPEPLTCAPADRPAAVIVGKHGLIVKGMGTSGLLLPQVATDWSWDSTTFLDQTCRKAGLPSTCWKKNSVEVLTFEGQVFHLEHVQ